Sequence from the Deinococcus reticulitermitis genome:
TCCCTTGGGCGCGATCACGTAGGTCAGGCCGCCGCTGTGCGAGAGCCACAGCCGCTCGAAGGCGGCGCGGGGGTAGGTACGCCGCACCTCGGCGTCACTGGGGCCAGCCGGGTCGTTGAGGACGGGCCGGCCCTGCGCATCGAAGCCGAGCAGGACCATCAGATGCCCTTCACTGCTGGGCAGGGGAGCGCCCGGGAGTTCGCCCTTTTTCCAGCCCAGGCTCACCGCGAGCGGCACCCCGGCAGCCGTGTACTTCTCGGCGGCACTCAGGCTCGGCAGCCGGGTGACAAAGGCGTGCAAAGCAGGGTTTTGCTCGGCGGCGTAGGCGGTGTTAAAAGACCAGTTGCCGGTGCCCTCATACGCCTGATCGTAGGTGCCGCGCGCCGCCGCCGGGACCGTCACGTCGGTCCCGTAGCGCGCGAGAATCATCGAGACGCTCGTCGGGCTGCACCACGCCTCGCCGCCGCCGGGGTAGAGCATCTGCGAGCGCGGCACCACCTCATTGATCCGGCCCCACGCGGCCCGGTCGCTCGGGGCGCTGGGGCGGCCGGAGCGACTGCCGAGGTCCGAGGTGTTGAAGGCGAGCAGCCCCACCGAGCTCCCGGAGCCCAGCAGGGTCAGCCGGTAGCGAAAAGCACTCGCCCGGGCCCCCAGCCGCAGCGTGTCGGTCAGCACCTGCCCCTGCGCGTCCTTCTGCCCCTTGGCGCTGCGCCGACCCTCGGCGGCGCTCCAGGTGCCAAAGGAGTACCAGGGGGTCCAGCCCGGCCCGATCTGCGCCTGCACCTCCACACTGAGCTGACCTGCCGCCCCGGTCTGACTGTTCCAGGAAGGAATCAGTTCATCGAACTCGGCCACCCGGATGGGCGCGGAAGTGAGGGTGCCGCCGCCGATGCCTTCAGGCACCTTCAGCTCGTTCTCCTGAACCTGTAGGCCGATCAGGGTGGCGCCCTGGCCCTGCCAGTCGCTCGCCCGGGTGTGGAGGGTGGTCACGCTGCCGCCCGGATAGGTCATGGTCAAGGCTCCCGCACTGCTCCCGGCTCCCAGAATCCAGGCCCCCAAGGCCCAGGCGCTCAGGATCCAAGCACTCCGGGTCGGAGGGCGCGAGGTCAAGGAGCTCCGGGTGAGAATCAGGCCCAGCAGTCGACGTGGCATGAGGCTGCCCACTATGCCGCGCCTCTCAGAGAGAGGAATGAGACCCTGCGGCGCCGTGCTCTGCCCCGGCCTGCCGCTGGAGATCCTGGCCCTGGATGTACAGCAGCGCTTCCGGCAACGCTTCGCGCCAGGTGACCCAGTTGTGCCCGCTGGGGTACTCGCGGTACTGGTGCTCCAGGCGCAGGTCGGCCAGCAGGCCGGCGAGCCGGCGGTTGGGGCCGGTGAGCCACTCCAGCGTTCCGGTATCGAGGCTGGTCCGCAGATGGGTAGGAGGCCGCCGGGTCAGTTCGTCGCGGAGCCACTCGCCCGCCGTCGTCGTGTCGATCACCCCGTCCGAGGAGGTCGCGCCGGGCCGGGCGATCAAGGCCCCAGAGTGGCTCACCACCCGCCCGAACAGTTTGGGGTGCTGAGAGCCGAGGTACAGCGAGATCAGCCCGCCGAGGCTCGCGCCCCACAACCCGCGCACGCTTGGGGTTGCCAGCGGGCCTTCCACCTGGGGAAAGACCTCGCGTGTCAGGAACTCCAGGTAGCGGTCATTGAGGTAATACTCCTTGTTGCGGTCGCCCGGCTCGACGAAGACGAGCGCGGCTTCCTCCACCTCGCCGGCCTCCAGCGCCCGGTCGAGCGCCTCCCCCAGCCGCCCAAGGCGGTAAAAGGCCACGCCGTCTTGCACGTAGTAGATCGGCAGGGGCTTCCCGGCATAGCCGTACGGCAGATGCACGATCGCGCGCCGCTTGCCCGCAAAGACCTCGCCGTCCCAGCTCAGGCGGTGCGCGGTGCCCCGGCGCGTCGCCTCGGGCCGCCCCCAGAGCCGGTGCCGAGCGTATTCGCCCACGACGACGGCGCGTGGGTAGGGCCACCACGGGTTGAGCGACTTCTGCTCATTGTCGGGGTCGGCGAAGGGCTCACCCGCCGCGTCTACCCAGGCATACTCCACCCACGCACCGCGCGGCAACGTCAGGGTCAGCGGCGCCCCGCTAACCACTGGCAGGGGCTCGCGCTTGCGCCAGTCGGTCATGTCCCCGATCAGGCCGGCGGCGCCCGGCGGGGGAGAAAAGGTCACCTGTTGCCCGGAGACGGAAACGGCCATGACGCGGATTGTATGGGCTGGGAACTGGGGCGCGGAGTCTCGCCCAGAGACGCAGGTCAGGTCTTGTTCGTGAGGAAGCTCTGCGCGCGCTGCGCCGCCCCGTAGGCCAAC
This genomic interval carries:
- a CDS encoding peptidase C39 family protein; this translates as MTYPGGSVTTLHTRASDWQGQGATLIGLQVQENELKVPEGIGGGTLTSAPIRVAEFDELIPSWNSQTGAAGQLSVEVQAQIGPGWTPWYSFGTWSAAEGRRSAKGQKDAQGQVLTDTLRLGARASAFRYRLTLLGSGSSVGLLAFNTSDLGSRSGRPSAPSDRAAWGRINEVVPRSQMLYPGGGEAWCSPTSVSMILARYGTDVTVPAAARGTYDQAYEGTGNWSFNTAYAAEQNPALHAFVTRLPSLSAAEKYTAAGVPLAVSLGWKKGELPGAPLPSSEGHLMVLLGFDAQGRPVLNDPAGPSDAEVRRTYPRAAFERLWLSHSGGLTYVIAPKGTVIP
- a CDS encoding alpha/beta hydrolase — encoded protein: MAVSVSGQQVTFSPPPGAAGLIGDMTDWRKREPLPVVSGAPLTLTLPRGAWVEYAWVDAAGEPFADPDNEQKSLNPWWPYPRAVVVGEYARHRLWGRPEATRRGTAHRLSWDGEVFAGKRRAIVHLPYGYAGKPLPIYYVQDGVAFYRLGRLGEALDRALEAGEVEEAALVFVEPGDRNKEYYLNDRYLEFLTREVFPQVEGPLATPSVRGLWGASLGGLISLYLGSQHPKLFGRVVSHSGALIARPGATSSDGVIDTTTAGEWLRDELTRRPPTHLRTSLDTGTLEWLTGPNRRLAGLLADLRLEHQYREYPSGHNWVTWREALPEALLYIQGQDLQRQAGAEHGAAGSHSSL